Genomic segment of Blastocatellia bacterium:
ATCGTGCAACAGCGCATCGAGGCGTTGGAGCGTCAGATCCAGCGGCGGCGGCCGTTCTGGGATGCGGAGACCGAAGCCTGCTTCCGGCGCGCCTTGGAGACGGTCGAACGCTCTTTGGCGCATTGTCGTCAGGGCCTCGAACGGGATCCAGGGAACATCGTCCTTCGGGAACTCTATCTCGGCGCTCTGAAAGCCAAACTCGAGCTGCTGAAGCGGTTCTCCGAGCTATAGCGTGAGCCGTCACGCGCCATACAAAAAAGATGAGACGGCAGATCGGCACATGGAAGATCGCCGTTCTGAAGGCTGGCCTTCTTGGATTGCTCTGTGCGCTTCCCGCTCTGATTCTCGCCCAAGCGCGCGTAGGATCCGCACGGTCCCAGCCCGTGGTGCGGACGTTCCCCGTTGGTTCGACCCCCAGCGTCGTACTTGTGAACACCTCGCTCCGAGGGAACGTCGCGATACAAGCGTGGACGCGTCAGGAGATTCAACTCGCGATAACGACGACGTCTGCGACCGCGCGTGTGGACATCCACTTCTCCAATGATGTCTTAACCGTGAAAGTCCAGAAGCGTCGCGCGACCGGTCCTGACGCCGTGGACTTGGAGGTGAAGGTCCCCCCTGATTGCGCGATTGAAGCTTCAACGATTGGCGGGAAGATTCGCGTCCATGGTGTACGCGGTCACATGAAGCTCTCGACGATGGAGGGTGACATCGAGCTTGCGGACGTCTCGTCCCCGAGCATTGATGCCATGAGTGTGACGACAGGACGCATCATGTTCTCCGGGAGCCTCCACGAGCGCGGCACCTACAGCTTCTACTCGGGCACGGGGACGATCGAGATCGCCCTCCCGGGACAAAGCTCATTCACCCTCGATGCCTCGACTCACGAGGGACGCATTGAAACCGAAGGCATTCGCTTACAAACGCGCTCACGAACGTCCTCGCATCTGCAAGGAATCGCTGAGACGGGAAGCGCCCTCCTCAAACTCCGAACTCATTCCGGTCGCATCCGCGTGCGACACCGATGAACCATGCGCGCCTCTCTCAGAAGGCGAGGAGGATGATCTGCTGAGGACTCAACATGGGCGCCAGAAGAGCGAGAAGAATCGCTCCGGCAAAAGTCCCGACATTGAGAACCATCGGCGTCAAGCCCAACGCGACCATGAGAAGAATAATGACGGAAGGTAGGACCGAAGCCATCCCCAGGACCATCGAAACTCCACCCATCACTACACCGGCAAGTCCCTTCCTCATGGCTTCCTCCCTGAGATGAAGTCTCCGCAGCCCCAAGTGCGCCCGTAAAATATATCCCAACTCCTCAGTCTCAGCAAGAGCTTTTTTTCTCCCCCTCCTGGGCTTCATCACCCATGAAAGGCGCCGACGGGAGCGATCTTCACGTGGACATTGCCGAGCTTACGATAATAGGCCCCAAGCAGCACGACGTACCGATCGTCGGGATGCTGCCCGAGCCGTCGCACGCACTCCGCACAAGCGATCTCAGCACGCGAGAGAAGCTGAAGGTCCTCAGTGGGGTTCCGCTCGGGCACGGAGATCGTGATCTCCCGTTGACAGAGAGAACACACGCGCGTCGTCGTCGCCATCGCCCTCCCTCACGCTCCAATGAGAACGGCGATCATCTCGTCGTGGATGCGCCCATTACTGGCTAGGATTTCGGGCTCGTAGAGCCGGAATGGGCTCCCATCGAAGCGGGTGACGCGCCCTCCGGCTTCCTCGACCATCAGGGCCCCCGCCGCCATATCCCAAGGCTTCAATCCTAACTCCCAAAAGCCATCGAAACGCCCGCAGGCCAGATAGCAGAGGTCCAAGACGGCCGATCCATCGCGTCGGATCGCTTGGGCTGTCTTCACGAAGCGGGCGAAATACGCCAGGCTTTCATCGGGCTGGCTCCGAATGGTATACGGAAACCCAGTTGCGAGCAATCCCTGGGCCAAGGTCTCCGTGCGCGAGACGCGAATCGGGCGGCCATTGAGCGTCGCCCCCGCTCCGCGCTCAGCGACGAAGAGTTCCTCGCGCAGCGGATCGTAAACGACGCCCAGCACGATCTCCCCTTGATACTCCAGGGCCAATGCGACGCAGAAAAACGGATACCCGTGCGCGTAGTTGGTCGTCCCATCCAGAGGATCAATGAGCCAGCGGTATTCGGAAGTCCCCCCCTGATGGCCGCTCTCCTCCGCCAGGATCGCATGTCGCGGATAATGCGCCGCAATCCGCTCCTTGATGAGCGACTCCGAGAGCAAATCCACCTCGGTCACCAGATCAATCGGACTCGACTTGTAGTTCACATCTACGGTGCGACCGAAGTGATCGCGCAACAGCGCACCGGCTTCGCGGGCCGTCTCCACAGCGAAATCGAGCATGCTACTGGTTCGGAGCATAATACCCCTCTCGCGCGATCGCGATGTAAGCCGGATTCCCCGTCATCACGCGAATGCGTCGGAAGCGCCCGTCGCGAGTCGTGTTCTTCGGCGTATAGCGCAAGATGTATTGCGTGCTCAACTCTTCGGCGATCTGCGCATAAGCCTCTTTCAGCTCGGATTGCTCCAAGGGGAAGTAGATTCGTCCGCCCGTCTTCTCCGCCAACGCGATGAGTTGCTCTTCCGCTTGATCGAGCACCTGCAGGTAGAGCCGAACGTAGAAATCGTTCGGATCGAGCGGCCGTAGGATGAAGGGCGAACGCTCGCCTTTCAAGAAGGCGCGAATGGCCTTCGTCTTGCTGATCACGTAGACGATGGCCTCGGCTCGCCGCACGGCCTCCAGAGCTTCGTCGAATGTTTTCTGATCCGGTCCATCGTAGGTATCCACCCCATCTGTGAAGAGCAGGATCGCGCGTCGGCCTTCGACCGCCTTCAACTTGTTCGCCGCCACATAGAGGGCTTTGTAGAAGGCCGTGTTCCCGACCGCCGGCAATTGAAAGAGCGCGCGCTGCAGACGCAGCTTATCGGTCTCCCAATCGAGCACTTCCTCGACCTTATGGTTGAAGCGAATGATCGCGACGCGATCCTTCGGTCCCAGGGCATTGAGAAACGCCAACGCGGCGAGGCGGATGTCGTTGATCTCAGTGGCGACACTTCCCGAAATGTCAATGAGCAGCACGACGTTCACCGGCACCGTGCCGACAGTAAAATCCGTGATCTCCTGCCGCACGCCATCTTCGTAGAGGGTGAAATCGTAGCGGCTGAGGCCTCGGATCAAGCGCCCATATCGGTCGCGCACGGTCACCGGGACGACCACTTCGGTCGTCTCCAACGTCACCGCCGCCTCATCCGGCTCCTTCGTCTCTTTGGGCTTCTCGACCGGAAGGCGCCGACCGCTTTGTGCCCACGCGCTGCCGAACACAAGCAGCAGCAAGAGGACATGCCATTTCCCACACCGCATAAGGTTCTCATTATGGCAAATGCTCCCACACTGACGGAAGCTCCCGCGAGCGCCGAGCGTGCCAGCCGCGCTGCCTGAGGCGAAGTTTGACAGCCCCTCGGAGGTATGCTAGCTTGGCCTCCTCGAGGGCATGTCAGCGAATGCGCCGGCAATGACCGCGCGACGGAGGACGACCCTACGACACTGGATCGAATACGTCCCCGCCTGGCTCATCTTGAAAGCCCTGGGACATCTTCCTCGCTCATGGGCGCTCGCCATCGGGGAATGGCTCGGACTCCTCGCCTATTGTGCCTGGGGCCGACTGCGGCGAGTCGGTTATCGCAATCTCGCCCTCGTCTTCCCACAGATGAGCACGCGCGAGCGACGCCATCTCCTTCGGCGCGCATTTCGGAACTTGGGACGGTCGCTGGGCGAATTCAGCCAATTCCCCAAGCTGACGCGCGAGACGATTCGCGCGATCGTCACCTACGAGGGATTGGAACATTACGAACGCGCGCGAGCGCAGGGGAGAGGTGTGCTCATTCTCACGGCTCACTTCGGCGCGTGGGAACTCAGCGCTTTCGCTCATGCGCTCTATGGCTATCGCATGGCCTTTCTCGCGCGGCCGTTGGACAATCCGCTCCTTGATCGTTTGATCGAGACTTACCGCGCGCTGAGCGGCAATCGCCTGATTCCCAAGCGCGAGGCGGCGCGACGCGTCCGTCGAGCCTTACGCCAAGGAGAGACGATCGGTGTCCTCATGGACCTGAACACGCAGCCGCACGAAGGCCTCTTCTGCGACTTCTTCGGACGACCCGCGTGCACATCTCCTCTCCTGGCGCATCTGGCGCTCCGCACGGAGGCTCCCGTCATCCCCGGCTTCCTCATTTGGGATGAGCGGACACGCACGCACATACTTCACTTCGATCCGCCCATCCCCCTGATCCGGACTGGTGACCCCGAGCAAGACCTTCGGCTCAACACCGAGCGCTTCAACAAGGTCCTGGAATCCTTCATCCGCCGCTATCCCGATCACTGGCTCTGGGTCCATAAACGATGGCACACGCGACCGCCTGGCGAACCTCCACTCTACGATTGACGCGCTGCTTGCGAGACCTCTGTTCGAGTGGCTCGCTTCAGCGCTTCAGCATCGCCTCTCGCTTCGCTTTGAATTCGGTCCCCGGATACCACTCCGGCCACCGATCGTCATTAGCCACCCGATAGCCGACCAAAAAGAGCAATTGCAGATCTTCGACGGCGCCGCTCAGATCCCAACTCGGATCGAATTCATCTTGCGGCTTGTGATAGCGCTCGGCCGTGTACTTGCGCCGCATCTCCAGTCCCCAACCCTCTGGCTTCCCGATGTACTCGATGCCCGAATCAGTATCGAGCGCCGGGACACCCTGCCGGGCGAAGCTGAAGTGATCGGACCGATAGAAGAATCCCTTCTCCGGCTCCGGATCTGGACGTACCACGCGCCCCTGCTCTGCTGCCACAGCTCGCACGTGTTCATCGAGCGTCGAATTCCCCAATCCGATGACTGTGATGTCGCGCGTCCGGCCATAAACGTTCAGTCCGTCCATATTGATGACGGCGACGGTTCGCTCCAACGGATAGAGCGGATTCTCGGCGTAATAGCGCGACCCGAGCAATCCCTTCTCCTCGGCCGTCACCGCGAGGAAGAGAATCGAACGCCGTGGTGGCGGCGACAAACGCGTATACGCGCGAGCGATCTCCAGAAGCCCCGCAGTCCCGGACGCATTGTCCACGGCGCCGTTGTAAATGCGGTCTCCATTCACCTCGGGCCCGATCCCCAAATGATCCCAATGCGCGACGTAGATGACATACTCCTGCCGGAGCTTCGGGTCACTCCCATCAAGCCGAGCAATCACGTTGCGGGATTCGATCTGGCGCAATGTGTTCCGCAGCGTGAGCGTCGCACGCGCCCCGAGCGGCACGGGACGAAAATCCCGACTGACTGCCGCCTTCTTCAGCGCCTCCAGATCCTTGCCGACCATGGCGAAGAGCGCCTTCGCTTGCTCATAGGTGATCCACCCCTCGACGGCACATTTGGACATATTCCGATCCGGTGCGACCAGATCGAATTGCTCCCCCGTCCAACTGCTGCGCACGACGGCCCATGGGTAACCCGCGGGCTCCGTCTCGTGAATGATCAAAGCGCCGGCAGCCCCCAATTCGGCCGCCTTCTCGAACTTGTAGGTCCAACGCCCATAGTAGGTCATCGCGCGCCCGCCGAACACGCGCTCATCCAGTCGCGACGGATCCCTCGGATCGGGCACCGGCGGATCGTTGATGAGGACCACAAGCACTTTCCCCCTCACGTCAATGCCCTTGAAGTCGTCCCACTGGAACTCAGGCGCTTGAACGCCGTAGCCGACGAAGATGAGGTCCGCAGCGACGCTGGAGGTCTCTACGATGCGGCGCGTCCAGGCGACGAAGTCCTCGCCGTATCGAAGCACCCTCTGCTTCCCATTGGCCGTGAAGATGAGCGAAGCCGAGGGATCGGCCGTGATCCCGACCAGCGGCACGTTTTGAATGTACGTCCCATTGGGATTTCCCGGCTGCAATCCAAAGCGTTGGAACTGTTCGATCAAATAGCGAACCGTCAGCTCCTCACCGCGGCTAGCGGGCGCTCGCCCCTCGAATTCATCCGAAGCGAGACGCCGAATGTGCTCGGCCAGTCTCTCGACCGTGATGCTCTTGAGCGCTTCTTGAAGCGAAGCCGTCTGTCCGCTCGATTGGCGAGCAAGGGCGGACATGAGAAAGAGAATGAACACCAGCCATTGGCTGAATCGCCTCATCGCTCCCCCCTCCAAGTGATGTGCACGATGAACTCCTATGATAGCAACGCGTCGCGCGGGGAGCCACTGGCAAGAGCCGCCTCTTGAGCGAACGATGCGCAACGCGCAGAGGGCGCGCCGCCGACCACATGCGCGCTCTTCATCAAGCCCGTCGGTTTGTCCGCAGATCGGCTTTCCGCAGGGCCTCGATGATCTTGCGATTGGCCGCCGGAAAGGGATATCGCGAGAGTTGCGAACATCGCACCCATCGCACTTCCTGACACCCGAGCGGACGCGGAGAGCCCTCCACGGGCCAACACTCGAAGACGTGCATCGTGATTCGAAAGTGCGAATAGGCGTGCCGAATCGTCATGATCTTCCGCCCGACGCGAACGCGTATCCCGACCTCTTCTTCGATCTCTCGGGCACAGCAGCGACGTAAACTCTCGCCGCGTTCGCGCTTCCCTCCAGGAAATTCCCACAAGCCCCCGAGCAATCCCTCCTCCCGACGCCGCGCGATGAGCACCTCGCTTTCGGAATCCCGACGCGCTTTCGCCGATCGCGAGGAAGATGCCCTATCGCATGCCGGAGGATCGCGCCAGATCACCCCCACGGCGAT
This window contains:
- a CDS encoding DUF4097 domain-containing protein; the protein is MRRQIGTWKIAVLKAGLLGLLCALPALILAQARVGSARSQPVVRTFPVGSTPSVVLVNTSLRGNVAIQAWTRQEIQLAITTTSATARVDIHFSNDVLTVKVQKRRATGPDAVDLEVKVPPDCAIEASTIGGKIRVHGVRGHMKLSTMEGDIELADVSSPSIDAMSVTTGRIMFSGSLHERGTYSFYSGTGTIEIALPGQSSFTLDASTHEGRIETEGIRLQTRSRTSSHLQGIAETGSALLKLRTHSGRIRVRHR
- a CDS encoding inositol monophosphatase, translated to MLRTSSMLDFAVETAREAGALLRDHFGRTVDVNYKSSPIDLVTEVDLLSESLIKERIAAHYPRHAILAEESGHQGGTSEYRWLIDPLDGTTNYAHGYPFFCVALALEYQGEIVLGVVYDPLREELFVAERGAGATLNGRPIRVSRTETLAQGLLATGFPYTIRSQPDESLAYFARFVKTAQAIRRDGSAVLDLCYLACGRFDGFWELGLKPWDMAAGALMVEEAGGRVTRFDGSPFRLYEPEILASNGRIHDEMIAVLIGA
- a CDS encoding VWA domain-containing protein; amino-acid sequence: MRCGKWHVLLLLLVFGSAWAQSGRRLPVEKPKETKEPDEAAVTLETTEVVVPVTVRDRYGRLIRGLSRYDFTLYEDGVRQEITDFTVGTVPVNVVLLIDISGSVATEINDIRLAALAFLNALGPKDRVAIIRFNHKVEEVLDWETDKLRLQRALFQLPAVGNTAFYKALYVAANKLKAVEGRRAILLFTDGVDTYDGPDQKTFDEALEAVRRAEAIVYVISKTKAIRAFLKGERSPFILRPLDPNDFYVRLYLQVLDQAEEQLIALAEKTGGRIYFPLEQSELKEAYAQIAEELSTQYILRYTPKNTTRDGRFRRIRVMTGNPAYIAIAREGYYAPNQ
- a CDS encoding lysophospholipid acyltransferase family protein yields the protein MSANAPAMTARRRTTLRHWIEYVPAWLILKALGHLPRSWALAIGEWLGLLAYCAWGRLRRVGYRNLALVFPQMSTRERRHLLRRAFRNLGRSLGEFSQFPKLTRETIRAIVTYEGLEHYERARAQGRGVLILTAHFGAWELSAFAHALYGYRMAFLARPLDNPLLDRLIETYRALSGNRLIPKREAARRVRRALRQGETIGVLMDLNTQPHEGLFCDFFGRPACTSPLLAHLALRTEAPVIPGFLIWDERTRTHILHFDPPIPLIRTGDPEQDLRLNTERFNKVLESFIRRYPDHWLWVHKRWHTRPPGEPPLYD
- a CDS encoding M20/M25/M40 family metallo-hydrolase, yielding MRRFSQWLVFILFLMSALARQSSGQTASLQEALKSITVERLAEHIRRLASDEFEGRAPASRGEELTVRYLIEQFQRFGLQPGNPNGTYIQNVPLVGITADPSASLIFTANGKQRVLRYGEDFVAWTRRIVETSSVAADLIFVGYGVQAPEFQWDDFKGIDVRGKVLVVLINDPPVPDPRDPSRLDERVFGGRAMTYYGRWTYKFEKAAELGAAGALIIHETEPAGYPWAVVRSSWTGEQFDLVAPDRNMSKCAVEGWITYEQAKALFAMVGKDLEALKKAAVSRDFRPVPLGARATLTLRNTLRQIESRNVIARLDGSDPKLRQEYVIYVAHWDHLGIGPEVNGDRIYNGAVDNASGTAGLLEIARAYTRLSPPPRRSILFLAVTAEEKGLLGSRYYAENPLYPLERTVAVINMDGLNVYGRTRDITVIGLGNSTLDEHVRAVAAEQGRVVRPDPEPEKGFFYRSDHFSFARQGVPALDTDSGIEYIGKPEGWGLEMRRKYTAERYHKPQDEFDPSWDLSGAVEDLQLLFLVGYRVANDDRWPEWYPGTEFKAKREAMLKR